One Gloeothece verrucosa PCC 7822 DNA window includes the following coding sequences:
- the ruvB gene encoding Holliday junction branch migration DNA helicase RuvB, with product MAIKRSSPDNNLPPRVPRQKSENPKEQVSSPLPKSEHRLVDRTPNEETERAEDSIRPRNLNDYIGQKDLKEVLKIAIEAAKVRKEALDHLLLYGPPGLGKTTMSLILASEMGVNCKITAAPALERPRDITGLLINLKPGDILFIDEIHRLNRMSEELLYPAMEDHRLDITIGKGQAAKIRSIPLAPFTLIGATTKIGALTSPLRDRFGLIGRLRFYEADELLLIVLRTATILKVQITDEAALVIARRSRGTPRIANRLLKRVRDYVQVKGLEVITQELAAEALDQLNVDSRGLDWTDRLVLSTIIEQFKGGPVGLEAVAAATGEDAKTIEEVYEPYLLQIGYLNRTSRGRIATEAAYQHLGYN from the coding sequence ATGGCTATTAAGCGATCTTCTCCAGACAATAATTTACCGCCTCGGGTTCCTCGCCAGAAAAGCGAAAACCCAAAAGAGCAGGTGTCGTCTCCCTTGCCAAAAAGCGAACATCGACTCGTTGATCGCACGCCTAATGAGGAAACCGAGAGGGCAGAAGATTCTATCCGTCCCCGTAATCTGAATGATTATATCGGGCAAAAGGATTTAAAAGAAGTATTAAAGATTGCTATTGAAGCCGCTAAAGTCAGAAAAGAGGCTTTAGACCATCTCCTGTTGTACGGACCTCCCGGTTTAGGGAAAACTACCATGTCTCTTATTTTAGCGTCGGAGATGGGAGTCAATTGTAAAATTACGGCGGCTCCGGCTTTAGAACGTCCCAGAGATATTACCGGACTTTTGATTAATCTTAAACCGGGAGATATCCTCTTTATTGATGAAATTCATCGTCTTAACCGCATGAGCGAAGAATTACTTTATCCGGCCATGGAAGACCACCGCTTAGATATTACCATCGGCAAAGGACAAGCCGCTAAAATTCGCAGTATTCCTTTAGCCCCTTTTACGTTGATCGGGGCTACCACTAAAATAGGGGCCTTAACTTCACCGCTACGGGACCGCTTTGGTTTAATTGGACGGTTGCGGTTTTATGAAGCTGATGAACTTTTGTTAATTGTGTTAAGAACTGCAACGATTCTTAAGGTTCAGATTACCGATGAGGCGGCTTTAGTGATTGCCCGGCGTTCGCGGGGAACTCCTCGTATTGCTAACCGCCTCTTAAAACGAGTGCGAGATTATGTGCAGGTAAAAGGCTTAGAAGTGATTACACAAGAGTTAGCCGCAGAGGCATTAGATCAGTTAAATGTGGATAGCAGAGGATTAGATTGGACTGATCGATTAGTGTTAAGTACGATTATTGAGCAGTTTAAAGGCGGTCCGGTGGGGTTAGAAGCCGTCGCCGCAGCAACTGGAGAAGATGCAAAAACCATTGAGGAGGTCTATGAACCCTACTTACTGCAAATTGGTTATCTTAACCGTACTTCGAGGGGGAGAATTGCCACCGAAGCCGCCTATCAGCATTTAGGTTATAATTAG
- a CDS encoding DUF3616 domain-containing protein — protein sequence MKKFYIEKVLEHRGTCDASGAVAIGNSNYFIVGNDEDNILRIYDADNSGEPIEIVDTDKNNYFTNNPKQKEIDIEAATLLDGVIYWISSHGRNKKGKEKPERCNFFANQVTWQDNKFAAQQIGASYTNLLEDLIKDKSLKKYELKQASKLAPKEKGGLNIEGLCTTPEKEMLIGFRNPIPEGRALVLPLKNPKDLIDKKEISASFGQPIELDLGGLGIRSIVYWERRGFYAIIAGAYDSSSIFKLYRWSGNPQDQPEIVEGDLPPDFNPEEVVFYPNREHQIQLLSDDGNIIRDGKTPCKELPQQERYFRSLWISISE from the coding sequence ATGAAAAAATTTTATATAGAAAAAGTATTAGAACATCGTGGAACTTGTGACGCTTCAGGTGCAGTGGCGATTGGGAATAGTAATTATTTTATAGTGGGAAATGATGAAGATAATATTTTAAGAATTTATGACGCTGACAATTCTGGAGAACCGATAGAAATTGTTGATACAGATAAAAATAATTATTTTACCAACAATCCAAAACAGAAAGAAATAGATATTGAAGCGGCGACTTTACTAGATGGTGTCATTTATTGGATAAGTTCTCACGGAAGGAATAAAAAGGGCAAAGAAAAACCCGAACGATGTAATTTTTTTGCTAATCAAGTTACCTGGCAAGATAATAAGTTTGCCGCTCAACAAATCGGGGCTTCTTATACAAATCTCTTAGAAGATTTAATTAAAGATAAAAGCCTAAAAAAATACGAGCTAAAACAAGCATCAAAATTAGCTCCAAAAGAAAAGGGCGGCTTGAATATAGAGGGACTTTGCACCACACCCGAAAAAGAAATGTTAATCGGTTTTCGCAACCCTATACCCGAAGGGAGAGCTTTAGTATTACCCCTCAAAAATCCGAAAGATTTAATTGACAAAAAAGAAATTTCTGCTAGTTTTGGTCAACCGATAGAACTTGACTTAGGAGGCTTAGGAATTCGCAGTATCGTCTATTGGGAAAGGCGGGGTTTTTATGCCATTATCGCGGGTGCGTATGATAGCAGCAGTATATTTAAATTATATCGTTGGTCGGGCAATCCTCAAGACCAACCTGAAATAGTAGAAGGGGATTTACCGCCAGATTTTAATCCCGAAGAGGTAGTATTTTATCCCAACCGAGAACATCAAATTCAACTACTCAGTGATGATGGCAATATAATCCGAGATGGAAAAACTCCTTGTAAAGAACTGCCTCAACAAGAAAGATATTTTAGGAGTTTATGGATTAGTATTAGTGAGTAA
- a CDS encoding cupin domain-containing protein → MADTTVIKVNSQFSPKGALGQKYLASGINISMRLWENEPPADPKPETQREYETVGYVIEGRAELHLEGQLVILEPGASWVVPKGAKHTYKILELFTAVEATSPPAEVHGRDKA, encoded by the coding sequence ATGGCTGATACAACCGTAATTAAAGTTAATTCTCAATTTTCACCCAAAGGCGCTCTAGGACAAAAATATTTAGCCTCTGGAATTAATATTTCGATGCGGCTCTGGGAAAACGAACCCCCCGCAGACCCTAAACCCGAAACTCAACGAGAATATGAAACGGTAGGTTATGTTATTGAGGGTCGGGCTGAACTTCACCTAGAAGGACAATTGGTGATTTTAGAACCCGGAGCCTCTTGGGTTGTTCCCAAAGGAGCCAAACATACTTATAAAATTCTAGAACTTTTTACTGCTGTTGAAGCTACTTCTCCCCCGGCAGAAGTGCATGGTCGAGATAAAGCTTAA
- a CDS encoding YebC/PmpR family DNA-binding transcriptional regulator has protein sequence MAGHSKWANIKRQKARVDAKKGKTFTQLSRAIIVAARNGLPEPAGNLQLRTAIEKAKAAGIPNDNIERAIAKGAGTYENEANLEEIRYEGYGPGGIAILIEALTDNRNRTAADLRAAFSKNGGNLGETGCVSWMFEQKGVVLLEGKLEEEILLEASVEGEADSYELFNDEDEQGAEVFTEVANLENLNQTLQKKGLPVKEAELRWIPNNTVEVTDADQARSLLKLMDALESLDDVQNVTANFDMANELVSLTLA, from the coding sequence ATGGCAGGACATAGTAAGTGGGCTAATATCAAACGTCAAAAGGCAAGAGTTGATGCCAAAAAAGGCAAAACATTCACCCAGTTATCCCGTGCTATTATTGTAGCCGCACGTAACGGACTCCCCGAGCCGGCAGGAAACTTGCAACTACGGACCGCCATCGAAAAAGCCAAAGCGGCTGGTATTCCCAACGATAATATAGAACGAGCCATTGCTAAAGGAGCCGGTACCTACGAAAACGAGGCTAACTTAGAAGAAATTCGTTATGAAGGCTATGGCCCTGGCGGTATCGCTATCCTCATAGAAGCCCTTACTGATAATCGTAACCGCACAGCCGCCGATTTACGAGCCGCCTTTAGCAAAAATGGTGGTAACTTAGGAGAAACCGGTTGTGTAAGTTGGATGTTTGAACAAAAAGGAGTGGTCTTACTAGAAGGAAAACTAGAAGAAGAAATTTTATTAGAAGCTTCTGTGGAAGGAGAAGCCGATAGTTATGAATTATTTAATGATGAAGACGAACAAGGGGCAGAAGTCTTTACAGAAGTAGCGAACCTAGAAAACCTCAATCAAACCTTACAGAAAAAAGGTTTACCCGTCAAAGAGGCAGAATTACGCTGGATACCTAATAACACTGTTGAAGTGACTGATGCAGACCAAGCCCGCTCACTGCTTAAACTGATGGACGCGCTAGAATCATTAGATGATGTGCAAAATGTCACCGCCAATTTTGATATGGCTAATGAATTAGTGTCTTTGACTCTAGCTTAA
- the hisF gene encoding imidazole glycerol phosphate synthase subunit HisF has protein sequence MLAKRILPCLDVKSGRVVKGVNFVNLQDAGDPVELARVYNEAGADELVFLDITATHEDRDIIIDVVYRTAEQVFIPLTVGGGIQSLETIKNLLRAGADKVSINSAAVRNPDFINEASDRFGKQCIVVAIDARRRKDPNNPGWDVYVRGGRENTGLDALSWAQEVEKRGAGELLVTSMDADGTQDGYDLELTRLIAEQVEIPVIASGGAGNCEHIYEALTEGKAEAALLASLLHYGQLSLDEIKNYLQNRHIPVRGRSSL, from the coding sequence ATGTTAGCCAAACGCATTTTACCTTGTCTGGATGTTAAATCCGGTCGTGTCGTTAAAGGGGTAAATTTTGTTAATCTTCAAGATGCCGGCGACCCAGTGGAATTAGCACGAGTTTATAATGAGGCTGGTGCTGATGAATTGGTCTTTCTCGATATTACCGCCACACATGAAGACCGAGATATCATTATCGATGTTGTTTACCGTACCGCCGAACAAGTCTTTATTCCCTTAACCGTTGGTGGTGGCATTCAATCCTTAGAAACCATTAAAAATTTGTTAAGAGCCGGTGCTGATAAAGTGAGTATTAATTCAGCCGCCGTGCGTAACCCAGACTTTATTAATGAAGCCAGTGATCGCTTCGGTAAACAATGTATCGTCGTGGCCATTGATGCTAGACGGCGAAAAGACCCCAATAATCCTGGCTGGGATGTTTATGTGCGAGGAGGGAGGGAAAATACAGGACTAGACGCGCTATCTTGGGCCCAAGAGGTCGAAAAGCGAGGAGCCGGAGAATTATTAGTCACCAGTATGGACGCAGATGGAACTCAGGACGGGTACGACTTAGAACTGACTCGGCTCATTGCTGAACAAGTAGAAATCCCCGTGATTGCTTCTGGAGGAGCGGGAAATTGTGAGCATATTTATGAAGCCCTGACTGAAGGCAAGGCAGAAGCAGCTTTATTAGCATCTTTGTTACATTATGGTCAATTATCCCTCGATGAAATTAAAAATTATCTCCAAAACCGTCATATTCCGGTACGGGGACGCTCAAGCCTTTAG
- the pckA gene encoding phosphoenolpyruvate carboxykinase (ATP) gives MSEQVTDTQPHPSLTETEKLEFRKQLTNKSVNALTSEVLRMVNLQQLHSDSEQPFTKTGQSKTNHLVGCSTAITPPTYIVEKESLHHPTYGLEALGMKNLANVYRNLSVPQLVEQALARREGVLAANGALVIETGKYTGRSPKDKFIVSEPSSQDEIDWNEHNVPIAEARFDQLYRKVLTYVQGRDLYIFDGYVGADPKYRFGVRVINELASHNLFAHQLFLRPSPTELISHQADFTVICVPGLHGDPADDGIHSEAFIILHLAKKLVIIGGSRYAGEMKKSVFSMMNYLMTKQNVLPMHGAANIDKKNHTALFFGLSGTGKTTLSADPKRSLIGDDEHGWSDDGVFNFEGGCYAKTIRLSAEFEPQIWEAIRFGTLLENVVIEPDTRMPNYDDGHLTENTRAAYPLRYIANCAVSGLGSHPKTIFFLTADAFGVLPPISKLTKEQAMYHFLAGYTSKLAGTERGITAPQVTFSACFGQCFFPLSPVIYAKMLGERLEQHPGTSVFLVNTGWSGGPYGVGSRVSIKHTRAMVSAALDGHLDNVEYTPHPIFKILVPHHIQGVPNKILNPRQAWEDPEAYDLQAQELAHRFVENFKQFSNVPKEILQAGPIVK, from the coding sequence ATGTCAGAGCAAGTCACAGATACCCAACCCCACCCTTCGCTTACGGAAACCGAAAAACTAGAATTTCGCAAGCAATTAACCAATAAAAGTGTCAATGCCCTAACTTCGGAGGTTTTACGGATGGTTAATTTACAACAATTACACAGCGATAGTGAACAGCCTTTTACAAAAACAGGACAAAGTAAAACTAATCATTTAGTGGGTTGCTCTACAGCGATTACTCCGCCAACCTATATAGTAGAAAAAGAATCCCTTCATCATCCCACCTATGGACTAGAAGCACTAGGGATGAAAAATCTGGCTAATGTGTATCGTAACCTGTCAGTTCCCCAATTAGTAGAACAGGCTCTAGCACGGCGCGAAGGCGTTTTAGCCGCTAATGGTGCTTTAGTTATAGAAACCGGCAAATATACAGGACGTTCTCCTAAAGATAAATTTATCGTTTCTGAACCTAGCTCGCAAGACGAGATAGACTGGAATGAACATAATGTTCCCATTGCCGAGGCAAGATTTGATCAACTCTATCGCAAAGTTCTCACCTACGTTCAAGGAAGAGACCTCTACATTTTTGATGGCTATGTAGGTGCAGACCCTAAATATCGTTTTGGGGTTCGTGTGATTAATGAATTAGCGTCCCATAATCTCTTTGCTCATCAACTATTTTTGCGTCCTAGTCCCACAGAATTAATCAGCCATCAAGCTGATTTTACCGTCATTTGTGTGCCTGGATTACATGGAGACCCGGCAGATGATGGCATTCATAGTGAAGCCTTTATTATTCTGCATCTAGCCAAAAAATTAGTCATTATCGGGGGTTCGCGTTACGCAGGGGAAATGAAAAAATCAGTCTTTTCGATGATGAACTACTTAATGACCAAGCAAAACGTATTACCCATGCACGGCGCGGCAAATATTGATAAAAAAAATCATACCGCGCTATTTTTTGGCTTATCCGGCACCGGCAAAACCACCCTATCGGCCGACCCGAAACGGAGTTTAATTGGCGATGATGAACATGGATGGTCAGATGATGGAGTATTCAACTTTGAAGGCGGCTGCTATGCCAAAACCATCCGGCTTTCAGCAGAATTTGAGCCGCAAATATGGGAGGCCATTCGTTTTGGCACACTGCTAGAAAATGTGGTCATCGAACCCGACACAAGGATGCCTAATTATGATGATGGTCACTTAACCGAAAATACCCGCGCGGCTTATCCGCTACGTTACATTGCCAACTGTGCTGTTTCGGGACTAGGTTCTCATCCCAAAACCATTTTCTTCTTAACGGCTGATGCCTTTGGCGTATTGCCTCCTATATCTAAATTGACCAAAGAACAAGCCATGTATCACTTTTTAGCCGGTTATACCAGTAAATTAGCCGGCACAGAACGCGGCATTACAGCCCCTCAAGTGACCTTCTCGGCTTGCTTTGGTCAATGTTTCTTCCCCTTATCCCCGGTGATTTATGCCAAGATGTTAGGAGAACGCCTAGAACAACACCCAGGCACAAGCGTTTTTCTCGTGAATACGGGATGGTCAGGTGGGCCTTATGGTGTAGGTAGCCGCGTCTCTATTAAACATACTCGGGCGATGGTATCAGCAGCCTTAGACGGACATTTAGATAATGTTGAATATACCCCCCATCCGATCTTTAAGATTTTAGTCCCTCATCATATTCAAGGAGTACCCAACAAGATTTTAAATCCTCGTCAGGCTTGGGAAGATCCAGAAGCTTATGATTTACAGGCTCAAGAATTAGCTCATCGCTTTGTGGAAAACTTCAAGCAATTTAGTAATGTGCCTAAAGAAATTCTCCAAGCAGGGCCAATTGTTAAATAA
- a CDS encoding calcium-binding protein encodes MVITITVSTSSSGIAVTAPTAGTTLDTYLNSFPQGVAVSIPTQVTGTNLTSMGKTINGDSVWRIRNGDSNSTSLSAYKENYNSNFVGLPNGTDTFVLTPFVKTLILTSGNTTYTKAPTTQLFSAQNTFSTTEQYKIMGTNGNDTLTGANAADTLIGGLGNDLLTGLGGNDNLSGDAGIDTLLGGDGNDSLNGGTENDSLSGDAGIDTLLGGDGNDNLSGGTENDSLSGDAGNDTLNGGAGNDTLNGGTENDSLSGDAGIDTLNGGDGNDTLNGDTENDKLNGEAGNDTLNGGAGDDYLNGGAGTDTLYGGAGKDNLNGDLQNDRLYGDEDNDTLIGGSGDDTLTGGTQTDRFVFANQGIDTITDFSVNDTVNGVDVLAIQSNKYSNAPAAGTTPLLNLANISLGTTNIIVDTKTNISLLGSTVTNARFAYTTDTNQLLYDADGNWTSNTTVIANVNTIANLTANNFLFV; translated from the coding sequence ATGGTAATCACAATTACAGTATCAACGTCCTCAAGCGGCATAGCAGTTACAGCACCAACGGCGGGAACAACTCTTGACACTTATCTGAATTCATTTCCTCAAGGGGTAGCAGTTTCTATCCCCACTCAAGTCACAGGAACAAATTTAACCTCAATGGGGAAGACGATAAACGGTGACTCGGTTTGGAGGATACGTAATGGAGATAGTAACAGTACGAGTTTAAGTGCTTATAAAGAAAATTACAACAGCAATTTTGTCGGTCTTCCCAATGGAACTGATACCTTTGTTCTCACTCCTTTCGTCAAAACGCTGATCTTGACATCGGGTAATACTACTTATACTAAAGCCCCTACAACTCAACTGTTTAGTGCCCAGAACACGTTTAGCACAACTGAGCAATATAAAATTATGGGTACTAATGGCAATGATACTTTAACCGGTGCTAATGCGGCTGATACCTTGATAGGAGGACTCGGTAATGATCTTCTCACGGGTTTAGGGGGTAACGATAACTTAAGCGGTGATGCAGGCATCGATACTTTATTAGGCGGAGATGGTAACGATAGTTTAAACGGTGGCACAGAAAATGATAGCTTAAGCGGTGATGCAGGAATCGATACCTTATTAGGCGGAGATGGTAACGATAACTTAAGCGGTGGCACAGAAAATGATAGCTTAAGTGGTGATGCAGGAAACGATACTTTAAACGGTGGAGCAGGAAACGATACTTTAAACGGTGGCACAGAAAATGATAGCTTAAGCGGTGATGCAGGAATCGATACCTTAAACGGTGGAGATGGTAACGATACTTTAAACGGTGACACAGAAAATGATAAGTTAAACGGTGAGGCAGGAAATGATACCTTAAACGGTGGAGCAGGTGACGATTATTTAAACGGTGGAGCAGGAACCGATACCTTATACGGTGGAGCAGGTAAGGATAATTTAAACGGCGATCTACAAAACGATAGGTTATACGGTGATGAAGATAACGATACCTTAATCGGTGGATCAGGTGACGATACCTTAACCGGTGGTACACAAACAGATCGCTTTGTCTTTGCTAACCAAGGAATAGATACCATCACGGATTTTTCGGTCAATGATACGGTTAATGGTGTAGATGTACTGGCCATTCAATCTAATAAGTATTCTAACGCTCCTGCTGCTGGTACTACGCCCCTCCTTAATTTGGCTAATATTTCCCTTGGAACCACTAACATCATTGTTGATACCAAGACGAACATTTCACTGTTGGGCAGTACAGTAACCAATGCTCGCTTTGCTTATACCACAGACACGAATCAACTCCTTTATGATGCTGATGGGAATTGGACAAGTAATACTACTGTAATTGCTAATGTTAATACAATTGCCAATTTAACCGCGAATAACTTCTTGTTTGTCTAA
- a CDS encoding glycoside hydrolase 100 family protein: protein MAKRNEKLTVLGKQALQDSIIYYNDCPVGTVAARDSSSDPLNYDQCFMRDFIPCGITFLMQGETEIVRHFLTETLKLQIKQRQLDFLEPGRGIMPASFKVSYQQEKQYLKADFGNDAIGRVTPVDSGLWWLFLLRSYVKYTNDYAFSHSSEVQKCIRLIMELCLSARFDMFPTLLVPDGSCMIDRRMGIEGYPLEIQSLFYMALKVASELLLDTEENDRINKAVHNRLNPLATHIRQNYWLDLTQMNTIYRYKGEEYGEGALNQFNIYSDSIPYTQLSEWLPEDGGYLAGNLGPSLLDCRFFSLGNLVAILSSLTENWQSQAIMNVIEQKWEDLIGYMPMKICFPALKDRDWQLITGCDPKNRPWSYHNGGNWPVLLWLLVASAIKTQRVELGQRAIEIAAKRLLKDEWPEYYDGKNGRLVGKEARKYQTWTIAGFLVAQGLMENPQFLEYISFE from the coding sequence ATGGCTAAACGAAATGAGAAATTAACGGTACTGGGCAAGCAAGCTCTACAAGACTCTATTATTTATTATAATGATTGTCCTGTAGGCACAGTAGCCGCGCGTGACTCGAGCAGTGATCCTCTCAATTACGATCAATGTTTTATGCGGGATTTTATTCCTTGCGGCATCACTTTTTTAATGCAAGGAGAAACCGAAATTGTGCGGCATTTTCTCACAGAAACTTTAAAACTTCAAATTAAACAAAGACAACTGGATTTTTTAGAACCCGGTAGAGGCATAATGCCAGCCAGTTTTAAAGTGAGTTATCAACAGGAAAAACAATATTTAAAAGCCGATTTTGGGAATGATGCTATAGGAAGAGTAACTCCCGTTGACTCGGGTTTATGGTGGCTTTTTCTCTTAAGATCCTATGTAAAATATACTAACGACTATGCTTTTAGTCATTCTTCAGAAGTTCAAAAATGTATTCGTTTAATCATGGAACTGTGTCTATCAGCACGGTTTGATATGTTTCCGACTTTATTAGTTCCTGATGGTTCCTGTATGATTGATCGACGGATGGGAATCGAAGGGTATCCTCTAGAGATTCAATCTCTATTTTATATGGCTTTAAAAGTGGCTTCAGAATTGCTGTTAGATACTGAAGAAAATGACAGAATTAATAAAGCAGTTCACAATAGATTGAACCCCCTGGCTACTCATATTCGTCAGAATTATTGGCTAGACCTCACTCAAATGAATACCATTTATCGTTATAAAGGGGAAGAATACGGCGAAGGGGCATTAAATCAGTTTAATATTTATTCGGATTCCATTCCCTATACTCAATTAAGTGAATGGTTACCCGAAGATGGCGGTTATTTAGCCGGAAATTTAGGACCTTCTCTCTTAGATTGCCGCTTTTTTTCTCTGGGGAATTTGGTCGCTATTTTATCCTCACTGACGGAGAACTGGCAGTCTCAAGCAATTATGAATGTTATTGAGCAAAAATGGGAGGATTTAATCGGTTATATGCCCATGAAAATTTGCTTTCCCGCTTTAAAAGATAGAGACTGGCAATTAATAACCGGATGCGACCCGAAAAATCGCCCTTGGTCTTATCATAATGGAGGAAACTGGCCGGTTTTACTCTGGTTATTGGTGGCCTCTGCTATCAAAACACAAAGAGTTGAACTTGGGCAAAGAGCGATTGAAATTGCGGCTAAACGTTTATTGAAAGATGAGTGGCCCGAGTATTATGATGGAAAGAATGGGCGATTAGTGGGCAAAGAAGCCAGAAAATATCAAACTTGGACAATTGCTGGTTTTTTAGTCGCACAAGGGTTAATGGAAAATCCCCAGTTTTTAGAATATATTAGCTTTGAATAA